CGGCGGCTGACCGACCTGGCGGGCTGGCACGCGCTCAGCGACGACGGCACCCCGGTGCGCGTGCTCGGGCGCACCGGCGCGCGTCAGGGCACGACCTACCTCATGGAGCTGGCCGAGGACGGGCCGCACCGGCTCGGCGAGGTGCCGTACCTGCTGCGCTCCTGTGGCCTGGCCGGTGCGGCGCTGGTCTGCACCACCATGGCCGGCGACATCGGGATCTGGGAAATCGGGAAGGAAAGGGCATGACCGGCGGGCCCGTCGCCGTGATCGACCTGGGCGCGGACTGGGCCGCCCCGGCGGACCCGATTACGGCCGCATCCCGCCGGTGGCGCACCGGCTTGGCCGTGGGCCTGGCGCTGGCGGCGCTGCTCGGCACGGGGGCCGCGGAAACCCCGCCGCCCGGGCCACGCCTGGTCGAGCTGGCCCGGTGGCACGAGCCGGGCGCCGTGGTGGCCGCCGCGGGCCCGGACACCGTGCTGGTCTCCACCCCCGCCGGGATCGCCGCATACGACGCTGCGGACGGGCGTCGGCTGTGGCGGGCCCGCGGCGGGGCCTTCAACTGGACCGCCGCGGTCGCCGGTGACGTCCAGCTGATCGCCTTCACCCTGCCCGAGACGGTGACCGACCCGCCCCTGATCGGCTACGACGACGTCCTCGCGGTGGACCGGCGCTCCGGCGTGCTCCGCTGGCGGAACGCCGCCGCGCTGGAGGCGGTGGGCGGGGTGCTGGTGAGCCGCACCGGCGGCCTCGGGCTGCCGAAGGTGACGGTGCACGATCCGGTCACGTACGCGGTGCGCTGGCGCGCTCCGGCGGCGCTCGCCGTCGCGGCCGACCCGTGGGCCGGGGCGTTGTGGCGGCTCACCGTGCAGGGTGACCTGGTCGAGCACGACCTGGCCACGGGCGCGGTGCGCCGCGGCGTACGGCTGCCCGGCACGCCGGACGAGGGGGCGGCGATCCTGCCCACCCGGCATGCCGTCGGGCTGACCGGGCACCGGTGGGACGGGCAGGCCGAGCCGGTGGCGGTGCGCAGCTGGTACGACCGGCAGCGACTGGCTCCCGCGTCGGGGGAGAACCGGTGGGCACAGGAGATCGACTGCGGCGGCGGCCTGCGGTGCGCCCTTCCCGCGGAGGAGGGCGCCGCGTTCCTCATCGACGGGGCGACCGGGGAGCCGGTCCGGGCGCTGCCCGGCGACATGTTCCTGACCAGCCCCGGCGGTCCGCTGGTGGTCGACCGCGCGAACGCCGTGCTCACCGCCCGGCTGGACCCGGCGACCGGGACGCGGGTGACCGATGTGGCGGGCTGGGAGCCGCTGGCGACGCGGAACGTGCACGTCCGCTTCGCCGCGCGGACCGACTCGGCGACGAAGACCACCTACCTGGGCGAGCTGACGTCCGACGGCCTGCGGCGGCTCGGCCGGGTGCCCGGCGTGGTGCTGCGCTGCGAGGCCCTGCCCGGCGTGCTGGCCTGCACGACCGTCGGCGACGAAGTGGTGATCTGGCGCGTGGGGGAGGCGTCGTCGTGAGCGCAGCGGAGCCCGTGGTGATCGAGCTGGGCACGGGCTGGCGCGAGCCGCTGCCCGAACCGGAGCCGCGCAGGCAGCGCCCGGTGCGGCTGGCGGTGCTCGGCCTGGCGGCCGCGCTGTCGGCGGCGCTGGGCGGGGCGGCGCCCGACACCGTGCCGCGCGAGCTGGGCCGCATCGCGCTGACCACGACCACCGACTCGTTTCAGATCCTCGGCGGCCAGCTCGTGGTGCAGGACGGGGGCCGTCTGAGCGGGCACGGGCTGACCGGCGGCGCCCCGATCTGGAGCGTCCCCGTGCCGCCCGCGGCGGGCGGCGCGAACCTGCTGTCCCCGGCACCCGGCACCGTGCTCGTGTCGCTGCAGGACGCGACGACGGGCCGCCCGTACACGGCGCTGGTGGACACCGCCCGCGGGGAGCCGGCCTGGCAGGCCGAGGCGCTGCCGGTGGCGGCGGGCTGGACCGGGGACGTGGTGGTGCTCCAGGACGGGGACGGCGCCGGCGGGTTCGTGGTGCGCGAGGTGCGCACCGGGCGGGTGCGCTGGTCGGGTCAGGGTCTGTTCACGTTGGATCCGGACCGGGCGACCGCCGGTGGCCCGCTGTCGCTGTGGACCCTGTCCGGCGGCCGGACGCTGACCGAGCACGACGTGCGGGACGGGCGGGTGCTGCGGAGCCGGGCCGTGGACCTCGCCGGGGCGGATCCGCGGCACATGCTCGCCCTCGGCGGTGAGCTGCTGATCGAGTACGGGGTCGACGAGAAGGCCCGTGAGCTGCGCCTGGACCTCGGCAGTCTGGCACCCGTCGCGCCGGGGCGGCTGATGGCCCGCCGTCTCGACTGCGGTGCCCACTGGTGTGTCGTGTCGCAGGACCCGACGCGGGCGGACGGCCTCCCGATGGACGTGGTGGACAAGGCGACCGGTGCGGTGCGGCACCGCGTCGAGGCGGACGCCGTCGTGGAGATCGGGCGGTGGGGCCTGCTGACGGGCGGAACGGGCCCGGGACCGCGCGGCCTGCCGCTCTCCACACTGATCGAGACGGCTACCGGCCGGGTGCTGGCCGACCTGAGCGGGTGGGAACTGCTGCTGGACCAGCCCCGGCCGGTGGAGGTGCTGGTACGCGGCCGGTCCGCCGGGCCGGTGCAGTTCGCCCGGCTGACGCCGACCGGCCTGGAGGTGGTGGCGGAGCTGCCCGGCCGCGTGGGACGGTGTGCCTTCGCGCAGCGGGTGCTGGCCTGTTCGGTGGGGGACGGGCTGACCCTGTGGCGGTGGGACGCCTGACCCGGTGACGGGGCGGAGGGGTGCGATGGCCGTGCTCATCGATCTCGGCGATCCGCGCGGGCTCGACGAGGAGCCCGCGGCGGGGCCGCTCGTGTCGCGTGCCGCGCGCCGGGGCGCGGCGCTGGTCGCCGTCGTGCTGGCGGGGCTGCTGGGCCTCGGCGGGTCGGCGGCCGTGCCACCGCCGCCGCTGGTGCTGGTCGCGCACTTCGACCCGCCGGTGACCGGTCCGGTGGTGCTCAGCGGGGACCTGGCGCTGGCGCTGGAGCGGCAGGACGGCGGCCGGGCCCTGCTGGCGATCGGCGGCGGCGCGGTGCGCTGGCGGCTGCCGCTGGAGGGGTTGTCCACCGAGGTGTTCAGCGCGGTCCGGGCGGGACCGACGCTGCTGGTCACGCTGATCGACAGCGCGGCGCCGGCGGAGATGTGGACCACGTACGCGGTAGAGCCGGACACCGGGACGCCGCTGTGGCAGGCCCGGGCGATGCTGCTGGGCGTCGCCCCGCGCGCGGCGGAGTGGACGGCGGTGCTGGGCGGCGGCGGCGAGCGGGAGTGGCTCGGCGGCCGGGATGTGGCCGGCGGCCGCGAGCTGTGGCGGCGCGCGCTGTCGGCGGCGCAGGGGTGGACGCCCTACCGGGTGGGGCCCGACCTGGCCGGCCTGGTGCTGTTCGAGACCGCCGGAGCGCCGCGGGCCAGGCTGCTGACCCCGGACGGCGTGCTGGGCGAGCCGCGGCCGCTGCCCACCGGCACCGAGGGTATGCAGGTGGCCGCAGACCTGGTGGTGGCGGCGTACGAGCGGGACGGCGCGCGCCGGATCGCCGCGCTGCGGCTGCCCGCGCTGGAACCGGTGTGGGACGTGGCCCATCCGGTCGGCGGCTACCCGTACTACGTGGAGGACTGCGCGCCGATGGTGTGCGTGACCGACTCGGACCGGGTCTGGGTGCTCGATCCCGCCGACGGCGCGGCCCGCTGGCAGGGGCAGGTGGGCGGCTCCTACGCGCTGGCACCGGGGGTGCTGGTGTCCAACGTCAACGAGCGCCCCCGGTTCGGCGTGCTCCGCGACACGGTGTCCGGCCGCGTGCTGCTGCGGCTGGCCGACTGGAGCGTGATCGAGCACGACGGCCGGTCGGTGCTGCTGGCGTACGTCGGCGACGACCGGACCTGGTTCGGCGCGGCGGAGCCGGCGGGGTCCGGGCGGCTGCGGGTGCTCGGCGTCGGCGGGCCCACCCTCGACCGCTGCTGGGCGGACACGCGCGGGACCGCCGACGCGGGCCTGGTGGTGTGCCAGGCGCTGCTCGGCGGCCTCGACGTGTACCGCTATACCCGGTGACCGAGCCGGGTCACCAGTTGGCCTGAACCGGCGGCACCGGCAGCGGCACCGATGCCGGGTGGATCACGTAGACGACGCCCCGGCTGCTGTTCAGCCAGGCGGCCTCCCACTCGGCCCGGCCGACGGGCTTGCGCACCTGGTCGTTGCTGGGCGAGTTCGGGTCGTTGAGCACCGGGTCGCCGCCCTCGGTGAAGCCGACGAGCACCATCAGGTGGCCCCTGGTGCCGTAGTCCAGGCCGGGCACCTCGCCCTTGCGGTAGGACGCCGAGGCGATCAGCGGGATGCCCGCCGCGATGAACCGCTCGGCCTCGTTCAGCGAGCGCAGCCGGGTGACGAACCCGCGCAGCCCGAACCGGCCCGCGTACGCCGTGTTGAAGGGCCAGTTGCCGCAGCCGTCGAAGTCGTGGTCGTAGGTGTGCGAGGCGGCGAAGTCCACCCACGGGTCGGCGTAGCCCGGGTCGACCCAGGAGTAGTCCGCCGGGGCCGGGCCGGTGCCCCAGTAGGCGAGCACCATCGCGGTCGAGGTGGGGGAGCACCAGGACTCGCCGCCGCCGTTCCACTGCGGGTACTCCCCGGCGTGGATCTCCTGCGAGTACGCCGGCACGTCGAGCACCAGTCCCTGCGCCGCGAGCGGGAGGCTCGGGGCCGGCTCGCCGGGCGGGGGTAGCGCCGAGGTCGCCGCGCCCAGGCTGTGCAGCACCGGGACGTCCGTGCTGCCCGCCGGCCGCAGCAGGGTCACCCGCAGCTGCCAGGACGTCAGCGCGCGCCCGGGGGCCGCCCGGAACAGGTCGGCGTTCACGTCGCCGTCGGCGT
The Catellatospora sp. IY07-71 DNA segment above includes these coding regions:
- a CDS encoding PQQ-binding-like beta-propeller repeat protein gives rise to the protein MAVLIDLGDPRGLDEEPAAGPLVSRAARRGAALVAVVLAGLLGLGGSAAVPPPPLVLVAHFDPPVTGPVVLSGDLALALERQDGGRALLAIGGGAVRWRLPLEGLSTEVFSAVRAGPTLLVTLIDSAAPAEMWTTYAVEPDTGTPLWQARAMLLGVAPRAAEWTAVLGGGGEREWLGGRDVAGGRELWRRALSAAQGWTPYRVGPDLAGLVLFETAGAPRARLLTPDGVLGEPRPLPTGTEGMQVAADLVVAAYERDGARRIAALRLPALEPVWDVAHPVGGYPYYVEDCAPMVCVTDSDRVWVLDPADGAARWQGQVGGSYALAPGVLVSNVNERPRFGVLRDTVSGRVLLRLADWSVIEHDGRSVLLAYVGDDRTWFGAAEPAGSGRLRVLGVGGPTLDRCWADTRGTADAGLVVCQALLGGLDVYRYTR
- a CDS encoding C39 family peptidase, producing the protein MDRRDALRSAAGPVAEGASVAAPGGGATPAGRDVAFHRWDTPQRWAEGTGSGVFAGTGGLAFAAPTGTLTHTDPRSGATTAYETATWTGPRGSGGFPATELIPSWTADTPGGSFLRIELSGETAAGTTTKWFRMGDWAAEDTSFRRTSLRGQGDADGDVNADLFRAAPGRALTSWQLRVTLLRPAGSTDVPVLHSLGAATSALPPPGEPAPSLPLAAQGLVLDVPAYSQEIHAGEYPQWNGGGESWCSPTSTAMVLAYWGTGPAPADYSWVDPGYADPWVDFAASHTYDHDFDGCGNWPFNTAYAGRFGLRGFVTRLRSLNEAERFIAAGIPLIASASYRKGEVPGLDYGTRGHLMVLVGFTEGGDPVLNDPNSPSNDQVRKPVGRAEWEAAWLNSSRGVVYVIHPASVPLPVPPVQANW